Proteins encoded within one genomic window of Dyadobacter chenhuakuii:
- a CDS encoding sugar phosphate isomerase/epimerase family protein, giving the protein MKLKRILVATVAFALGVNTLFAQKTKPLFPDMPGMVSYTFRKSLAKDPAATLDTLQQLGIKDMEFSSLFGKTAAELRKLLDERGIKCSSFGVQYSDALNKTKEVGENAKALGAKFVRVAWIPHKGPFTLEMAQQTVADFNKIGKQLKEEFGLTFCYHNHGYEFEKHEDGTLMDYLIQKTDPKYVSFEIDLLWTFFPGADPAALIAKYPKRFKLMHMKDLKKGVTGNMSGGTPVENDVALGTGQLDIPAILKAAKKSSIEHYYIEDESPSYATQVPQTIAYLKSLTY; this is encoded by the coding sequence ATGAAACTCAAAAGAATACTCGTAGCAACTGTTGCCTTTGCATTGGGTGTCAACACGCTTTTTGCCCAAAAAACAAAACCCCTTTTCCCTGACATGCCGGGGATGGTTTCTTACACTTTCCGCAAGAGCCTGGCCAAAGACCCTGCGGCTACGTTGGATACATTGCAGCAGCTTGGCATTAAAGACATGGAATTTTCAAGTTTGTTCGGAAAAACGGCAGCTGAGCTGCGCAAGCTTCTGGATGAGCGGGGGATCAAATGTTCATCCTTTGGTGTGCAATATTCGGACGCATTGAATAAAACGAAAGAAGTGGGAGAGAATGCTAAAGCGCTGGGGGCGAAGTTCGTACGCGTTGCCTGGATTCCGCATAAAGGCCCTTTCACATTGGAAATGGCTCAGCAGACTGTTGCTGATTTTAACAAGATCGGTAAGCAATTGAAAGAGGAATTCGGCCTCACATTTTGCTACCATAATCATGGTTATGAGTTTGAAAAACATGAAGACGGCACTTTGATGGATTATCTGATCCAGAAAACAGACCCGAAATATGTCAGCTTTGAAATTGATCTGTTATGGACTTTTTTCCCAGGCGCCGACCCTGCTGCACTGATCGCAAAGTATCCTAAGCGCTTCAAATTAATGCACATGAAGGATTTGAAAAAGGGAGTGACCGGAAACATGTCCGGAGGAACGCCTGTTGAAAACGACGTGGCATTAGGAACCGGACAACTCGACATTCCAGCCATTCTGAAAGCCGCGAAAAAATCGTCTATTGAACATTACTATATAGAAGACGAGAGCCCGAGTTACGCTACGCAGGTGCCGCAGACCATTGCCTATCTGAAAAGTCTGACTTACTAA